The DNA region CATTTTATGCTCTCTCCAACCTGTAAATGTACCTAAAGATTACAGGAGCCTGACTAGACCTAAATTTCGCAAGATATTTCTGAGCTCAAGAACCAATCTCCTCACTGACATTGTAAAACGCCATACTGAATGCATCACAGAAAATTGCAGAAGACCTTACAGAAACTCACCCTGATTTGCTCTCCAGTCAGCTATCTAACATTTGCTTCATCTCCTACTTATAGATTGTTCCTTTCTAATTTATCTTTTGTACATGTTTGGTCTTCTCTGCCGGTTGAACTGCTGATCTTTCTTTTGATGACCACCATCAAACTTCAGTGGGACGATCTGCCTGATGTATGAGGCCCCTGGGAAGTTTCTTCTTTCCTTCGCAATTGATTGGAGTTCCGGTAACCAGTACGCAACGTACTCCCCGTCAGGATCATATGTCTTGGCCTGGAGAAGAATGTTCACTCATGGTTACCAACCGTTGAGGTATGAACAGCATAGCTATAATTATAGACCATCAAGCTTTAATGCTAACATCTTAATATCTTAAACAGTGGATGCATACAAACTTACAGTTTAATATCATTGTTGCAATATATGCAACTTGGTACAATGTTAGCTACGATTCTTTATGGCAGTTTGATTTCCCGGATAAGAGAGTTCAGTCTGGTCAAAGAAGTATTCAGATTTGTTAGTCTGTAGAACTGAGGCTTACTTGCTTAGGGATACTGAAGTATCGATCTTCTCGTGGGTCATTGCCAACTCCTGTCAGAGTACACCAGTAACATTTCAATCAGTTATAGCCTATCAGAATATGTACACGAGCTTTGtagttttcttgattttattttctttcgtCATCTGTTCTATCCAGGATTCAGTAAGATGGGATACTAGTAAAGACAAGACCAACCTGCTCCGTATGTCCAGTTACCATAATTCGAGGCCGGGTCATAATCCAATAAGCATGTTTCGAACCATTCTGCTCCCATTCGCCAGTCGATACCCATATCTCGGACAAGAAATGAGCAGACAATCTGCAGATAAGTAGTGACAGAGAGATAAATGAGTGGAACTGATGGTATGCAGTGGTAAGCCCTCCGTTGTTGTTCTGCTTATGTGGTAGGATATTGAAGGTTACCTGACGGCCACGGTTGGACATGAAACCAGTGGCTGAAAGCTCCCTCATGTTGGCATCAATAAGAGGGTACCTGGAATTTACCATGACAGAATTCAGAAGGCATGATGAACAATAGCTCCAGATGTTGAAAGATCAAACAAAGTGGAATAATACAGTACCCAGTCCGACCATCTCTCCAAGATTCAAACAGTACTTGGTCCCGACTCCACTTGGATACTACTTTCCTTGGACCTCCTACAACAATAATTTGCAGCAGGATTATACCTTTTACCAGTGAGAACCAAGCGATAGCTAGGTTGGTATAGCCTCCAATTGAGACAAAGCTAGTACCCAAACTCGAATCCGGGTGCTCACAAGTCATGTTAGTATCTCACTAAAGGGTTGGTACTCTCCTCTTTTAAGACAAAACCTGGGAGACGTCTTTTCCCCGTGgtcgattttttttaataccttTTACCAGCCAAATGGaaacatttctttttttccaaatgaAATAGTTGTGTCTTCTTTTCATGATAAAATAATTCAAGAAGATACAATTTTTTAGGGCATGAGAGACAACATCATCATTTTTAGTCCTTACCTAGGTGAAAAATGGAGTTCCCATATTTTGCTGATAGAAATCTGAAGTAGTCTCTCCATATCAGCTCAAATAAAACCCTGAAACCATTGACATATCAGGAAGGCACTTATCTATAAAATATGAATATGCCTTACAAACAAGTTCAGCATGAAACTAGGATAGAGACATCATAACTTATATTCCATTGGGAATTTAGCTCGAAATCGAGCCTGGAAGCAGTAATACTTGTGATAAGACACACTAACCAGTATGTAGAATCATTTGCTACTCTTTGCTTTTCATATCTCTTCACCTGCATCATGGAAGGACACATAACATATTGCACTAGGAAAAGCTAACGATCTCTGCAGACAATCATGAATTCTTTACCTCTTCACAAATATAACGTGGTGAAAGACTGCCAGAAGCAAGCCAAGGAGACAATTTTGTGGAGTAGTCTGGACCTAACATGCCATTCCTGGTCTCTTTGTAGATTTTCAACTGATCCTTCTTCCAGAAGTATTCATGGACTCTTCCAAGAGCTGCACTCTCTCCTCCTATGAAATGCATTCCCTTCTCAGACTGCAGAGAGAAGCAAAAGGTACTAAATAAAATTAGAACTAGTGAAGCACCTGATGAAAGCACAACGGGCTGCAACTAAACTCGCCTTTGTAACAGTCTGGCCTAGTGACTCCAGTGTTCGTATTGTTCCCCACCCGCCAGCCTCATCTAGGCCGGAACAAGGTGGCGGCCCGAGCGACGGCGGCAGCTTGCTGCAGTTCCTAACCGATGACTTCGATTCAACTGCCTGCCAAAGGCATTGCATCAACATTAACCATCATGCCGGCCTACAAAACAGCCTAGGGAAAGAAAGTTCCTACCTTTCTGAACTGCGTGTACACGTCTGGCAAGTTGCTCACTGGGAAAGGGAGGTCATCGATATGGTACATTGTTGTTCCCCAGATGAGCTGCAACTTTGGAGTCAGATGTTTCTTCTGATCGGATGTTCCTCCTTGAGTAATCACAACTTGCTCCAAGCCTTTCCGCACGAGGCGTTCAACGAGGAGCTCCTCGCTGCAGGTTTCCTTGTGAGCATAAACCTGGAGACACAGCACTTGCTAACTTAATCTTTGGTGCCTAACATGGACTTAGTACTCTAAGATCCAGAATTCCATATCAATCTATACTTAGAACTAGTTCAGAGATATGATTGTGCAGAGAGACCTACTGTGTGTGCACTGACAGCCTTTGCAATTGAAGGAAGGATCTCTTCAGGTTTGCCGTGCCGGACGAGCAAGTCAAGACCTTTCTTCCTCAGGTTCTGCTTCAGGTCCCCCAAACACTCTATCAAGAACTGTGCCCTCAATTCTGAATAGGTGATTAATTTGCACGGAGCACAAACAAATACACATAAATCAGCAAGATTTTTCAATCAAGAATTGCCTGCATTTGGCTCTGCGGTGGCAAGAAACTGGCAACGCGACAGTGCGGCAATGCTCAATCCCCATCTTCCTCCAATCCAAAAGCAAGAGGAAGCGAGGCAATGTAGCAACGCTCAGTCCTTACCTCCAGTCTTGGGGAACCCGAAGTAATGCGTGCTCCCCGCAGAGACCCGGGGATCAACGCAGTACACCGGCAGGACCGCCTCGGAGGCCGCCCACGCGCACACCAGCGCCTCATTGTCAAGAACCCGGAGGTCGTTTCTGAACCACACGATGGCCACCCCGGCGCCGCCTCTCCTCAAGCTCGGCGACGTGTGCCTCTGGAAGGCCTCGTCGGCCGCCGTGCCGGCCTCGTCGGCGCCGAGGGAAGGCACCGGCGCCGCCGCGCAGCGAACCTGACGGAACGAGGAGCTTGAGGCGGCGGCGCTCATGGCGAGGGCGCGGAGAGTGGCGGGTGgattggggaggaggaggaatcgGGGAcagagaggggaggaggagaggaagtgGAGCATTTCTTGGAGACTTTTGAGTAGTGACGGGGTGGTTTCAACATGGGAAGGGGAAGGTGGAGGGAAGAGTGGGGAGTGGTGCCACGTGTGGATATTTGAATGGTGCTACGTGGTTCAATGTGGGCCTGGCGTGTGGAAACTGGTTGTGGATTTTGTGGGCCAGGAATGGACTGACAACAGCGGACCCAGATGTCAGTGTGCCATCCTGTAGATGGAACTACCGCTAGTATTTTCCTACTAAGATGCAAACGT from Phragmites australis chromosome 8, lpPhrAust1.1, whole genome shotgun sequence includes:
- the LOC133927171 gene encoding cryptochrome DASH, chloroplastic/mitochondrial isoform X2; translation: MLHFLSSSPLCPRFLLLPNPPATLRALAMSAAASSSSFRQVRCAAAPVPSLGADEAGTAADEAFQRHTSPSLRRGGAGVAIVWFRNDLRVLDNEALVCAWAASEAVLPVYCVDPRVSAGSTHYFGFPKTGELRAQFLIECLGDLKQNLRKKGLDLLVRHGKPEEILPSIAKVYAHKETCSEELLVERLVRKGLEQVVITQGGTSDQKKHLTPKLQLIWGTTMYHIDDLPFPVSNLPDVYTQFRKAVESKSSVRNCSKLPPSLGPPPCSGLDEAGGWGTIRTLESLGQTVTKSEKGMHFIGGESAALGRVHEYFWKKDQLKIYKETRNGMLGPDYSTKLSPWLASGSLSPRYICEEVKRYEKQRVANDSTYWVLFELIWRDYFRFLSAKYGNSIFHLGGPRKVVSKWSRDQVLFESWRDGRTGYPLIDANMRELSATGFMSNRGRQIVCSFLVRDMGIDWRMGAEWFETCLLDYDPASNYGNWTYGAGVGNDPREDRYFSIPKQAKTYDPDGEYVAYWLPELQSIAKERRNFPGASYIRQIVPLKFDGGHQKKDQQFNRQRRPNMYKR
- the LOC133927171 gene encoding cryptochrome DASH, chloroplastic/mitochondrial isoform X1 produces the protein MLHFLSSSPLCPRFLLLPNPPATLRALAMSAAASSSSFRQVRCAAAPVPSLGADEAGTAADEAFQRHTSPSLRRGGAGVAIVWFRNDLRVLDNEALVCAWAASEAVLPVYCVDPRVSAGSTHYFGFPKTGELRAQFLIECLGDLKQNLRKKGLDLLVRHGKPEEILPSIAKAVSAHTVYAHKETCSEELLVERLVRKGLEQVVITQGGTSDQKKHLTPKLQLIWGTTMYHIDDLPFPVSNLPDVYTQFRKAVESKSSVRNCSKLPPSLGPPPCSGLDEAGGWGTIRTLESLGQTVTKSEKGMHFIGGESAALGRVHEYFWKKDQLKIYKETRNGMLGPDYSTKLSPWLASGSLSPRYICEEVKRYEKQRVANDSTYWVLFELIWRDYFRFLSAKYGNSIFHLGGPRKVVSKWSRDQVLFESWRDGRTGYPLIDANMRELSATGFMSNRGRQIVCSFLVRDMGIDWRMGAEWFETCLLDYDPASNYGNWTYGAGVGNDPREDRYFSIPKQAKTYDPDGEYVAYWLPELQSIAKERRNFPGASYIRQIVPLKFDGGHQKKDQQFNRQRRPNMYKR